cccctatattgtacaatgtcaccatagtgccccctatagtgtataatgtcaccatagtgccccctatagtgtataatgtcaccatagtgccccctatattgtacaatgtcaccatagtgccccctatagtgtataatgtcaccatagtgcccccacacagtataatgtcaccatagtgccccctatagtgtataatgtcaccatagtgccccctatagtgtataatgtcaccatagtgcccccacacagtataatgtcaccaccTATAAAGCACCCCTGTATATCATTACTATTATAGACCCCAGCACCCCCATGTATCATTACTAGACCCTTACgtcaatgtggggtatttctgccccgatgttctggtaggacaggcagaataacATACAATATGCATGacatataagagggcacagagacctcccccttgtgttttttctgtcctgtgtggtgggaCAGGTGAAGGAGCTCCTGTGTTGTCCACCTGTCTGAGGAGACCGTTGTCTCAGCGTTCCCTGGTGAGTCTCAGACCGTTGTCTTCTGCTCCGGTTCCACGGTGGGATCTGGCCTCTGCTCTTTCAGCCCTTTGTGACTCCATTTGAGCCCTTAGAGGAGATGGATCTGACGTTCATGGCCTTCAAGTCCACCTTTCTTTTAGCGATCACTTCTACATAGAGGGTGGGCGAGCTTCAGACCTTCTCTTCTGAGGAgtcttatatttctttttttgagGATGGAGTCCAACTGAGGCTTCTTCCATGGTTCAGAGCCAAGGTGCCATCCTCTACTAACATCAATCCGCTGGCTTCCCTTCCGTTTTTTTCCCATTCCCTTCCATTGAGGAGTAAGTGAGACTCTACACCCTAGATCTGGTGATATATGAGAATATTTATATTGACCGTACTTGTTCCTTCAGGAAGTTGGAAAACCTCCTTGTACGTATGTTTGGTAAGCTCAGGGGCCTAAGAGTGGTTGGAGTGCCCCCTGGTGGTAGGTGCAGGAAAGATTCTCAGTAGACAGCGTTGCAAACATAGTAATTCACAGTTTACTGAAGACACAGCAAAACACAGTTACATACAACAACTTCTTCCAAATACTGGAGGGACAGATCTATGAGGCTTCTACTGGGCAGGCAGGGTCTTAGCTATGGGGTCCGTATAACGTGACCATCACAGTCTTGTCTTACACACCATATGTATCACAACATGAGCAGGGATCCCTCCCATCTCCTGACTACAGAACACTGTCATAGTCCTTCAGGCTTGTCTGATCAGTCTGAGCCGTCTCGCTCCTCACAGTCCTTTCCCTTACTACTTCCTCCTCTTAGCTGCTCAGCGATGGCCACTATTCTTCTTGTACTgaccccctatacattatacactgTGGAGTCTTCTGGTTCTTAATGGATTGTGCCAATGGAATATGTATTGTGTCACCAGGGGATCTTCTTCAGGTGGAAGGTTTCACAGAAGCTGACACGTATTTGCCGACTCTTGATGCTGTAGATAATTGGGTTGAGCATTGGTGGAACAAATAGGTACATATTGGCCATGAAGTTTACAAAAACTGGAGATACCTGCATATGAAATCTGTGCACGACGGACAAGGCCACCATGGGGATGTAGAACATGCCGACAGCACAGAGATGTGACACACACGTGTTAAATAACTTGTACTGATCCAGCCTGGAGGTGACGTCTAGGACGGCTCTGATGATCAAGATGTAGGAGAGGACAATAAGGATCATGTCTACAGTGACGGTGCAGATAATCACAGCAAGGCCATACATTATGTTGAAGGTATTGGTGCCATCACAGGCCAACTTCATCATGTCCTGGTGCAAACAGTAAGAATGGGACAGGACATTCCCCTTACAGTATGGAAGAAACTGGAGACTGCTGACTGGAGGAATGTGGATTAATGTCCCTCGAAAGACTGAAACCAAGATGATCTTGGCCACCACTGGATTGGTAAGTATAGTTGTGTATCTTAGAGGGTGACAGATGGCAACATAACGGTCATAGGCCATGGCCACCAAGAGCGAAGACTCCGTGATGGACAATGAGTGGATGAAGAACATCTGCAGAAGGCACAACTGAGACTGTATACTATAGTGGTGGAACAAGAAGATGCTTAGAACTGAGGGGCTGGTGGACAGTGAGAAGAGGATGTCAGTGATGGCCAGCGTGGACAAAAACAAGAACATTGGCTGGTGGAGCTTGTAGTCACGACATATCTGGTGGAGGATGAGACCATTCCCAACAATGGAGGAAAAGAAGATGAAACAGAAGGGAATGGAGATCCAACCGTAGATGTTCTCCAGTCCTGATAAGCCGATGAGGTGGAAAGTGTTGGGAATACGACTGCTGTTCATCATGACTATCTGCACGGAAAGTCAATGGACACTGACCACCTAATAGATGACACAGAGAAAACACTTGTGTCATACACGTACATAACAAAGATTCAACGAAACTCATTATTGACACCATTCACAAGACTCCTCCACCACACATGGAAAAGACATCAGAATTTAGAAACATTGGAATGTGAGAACTTGGAAGATTAATTTCGGTATAATGGTGAAAGTTGTGAAATTAGGATGGAGAATCCAGGGCTGTGTGTGAGAATGACCGGGCGGTGATATAATCTGGGACACCAGACTGGATGATCGGATTCCAGAGTAGTAGGATCTCCTGGAGGTTTGGTCAGTCTGTCTTCTATACCCCTTCACTGCACTAGGTCAGTGgggtaccacatgccatagggggTGCGCGGTGCAGCCTTGGTGGGTATGTAAGCTTCATCTGTCTACTCTCTAACCCCCAATAATATTTCCTTGCTGATTCAGAGAAAGCTGCGGCATGCGAGCTCCTAATAAAGACCTACACTTGgatagatgctagaatggagtggggGGATGAAGCTGCAGCAGACGTCACAGATTATCTCCCTGGCCTGTGTATTAcgtgactatgacatcatcacatgtcGTACAGACCGCTTTCCTTCATATATTGCCCTGATACTGAAGCCTTTCATTGTCAGCGCAATTAGTGACCAAATTCCGAGGAGCCATTACCATGATAAACTACAGGTTGTCCGCCGTTACTTGTAggctccagtaggtggc
This sequence is a window from Leptodactylus fuscus isolate aLepFus1 chromosome 2, aLepFus1.hap2, whole genome shotgun sequence. Protein-coding genes within it:
- the LOC142194245 gene encoding olfactory receptor 51G1-like: LSVQIVMMNSSRIPNTFHLIGLSGLENIYGWISIPFCFIFFSSIVGNGLILHQICRDYKLHQPMFLFLSTLAITDILFSLSTSPSVLSIFLFHHYSIQSQLCLLQMFFIHSLSITESSLLVAMAYDRYVAICHPLRYTTILTNPVVAKIILVSVFRGTLIHIPPVSSLQFLPYCKGNVLSHSYCLHQDMMKLACDGTNTFNIMYGLAVIICTVTVDMILIVLSYILIIRAVLDVTSRLDQYKLFNTCVSHLCAVGMFYIPMVALSVVHRFHMQVSPVFVNFMANMYLFVPPMLNPIIYSIKSRQIRVSFCETFHLKKIPW